Within the Streptomyces sp. R41 genome, the region GATGTTCGGTCAGCTGCGCGAGAGTGCAGAGCAGCAGTTGTGGCCCAACTTCCGACGCACCGCGACGACCGACTGGCTCGGGCCGCTCGAGGACGGCCTGCGCAGCATCGGTCGGCCGGATCTCGCGACGCTCGTTCTCGCTGTCATCCGTGGTCTCCTCATGGACCTCGACGCCACCGGCGACACCACCCGCACCGACCGGGCCTTCCGCGACTTCCTCGGCGCAGTCGAGCACCTGTCCAGCGGCTACCGCTCAAGCGCTTACCGCTCCCAGGAGCGCGCCAGCAGCAGCACGACCAGCACCGACACGGCGTCGGGCACATAGTGCCGCGTCGCCCACCTATCGCCGAAGGTCACAGGCTCGACTCTTGGCTCGCAATCAAGAAGCAGCGTTCCCGCAGCGGGATCGCCTTGCGGACGTGGGGGGTGCGATTCGAAAACCGCCTGCTCCATCCCCACCCCCCAACGGAGACGAGGTTGACGACCAGCTCACTGGCCCGAAGTCCCGCCCCCATCAACTTCCCTTAAGACGGATCTCCTTACTTATCCGGTGCGACCTCGTGTCGCGCACTGAGTTCCCCAGTTGGCCTTACGTTTCGGGGACCGGCTGGGGTCGCGCCCTTCGTACGGTTGAGCAGCCCTGGGGTGTTGAGTGGCTTTTCGGCCTCCTAACAAAGTGGTGGACTTGACCTGGCCAGAGGTCGGTGTCGTGCACGAGGCCGCCGGGTATCGGGACGCGGTCAGCCGCGTAATCGCACGCGATAAACCCGGCGACGTCGGCGATCATCCCCGGGATACTGGTCGCCCATGGATGAGGTCAAAGTCGTCGTCGCCCATTCCGAGCGCGCGACCCTGCGCGTCGGTGACGTGTTCCTGAAGGTGGACGCCGATCAGGCGCGCATCGACGTCGAGGTCGAGGCGATGTCCCTCGCGCCGGTCCCGACCCCGGAGGTCCTGTGGCGCAAGCCGCCCGTGCTCGCGATCGCCGCACTCCCGGGGACGACGCTTGGGCGCCTCGGCGGGCCGTCGACCGGGTCGCCGGCGGCGTGGGCCGCGGCGGGCGCCGCCATCCGGAAGCTGCACGACGCGCCGCTGCCGCCCCGGCCCGGCCGGGCCGGCCGGAGCATCGTCGCGCTGGCGGCGGAACTCGACGCCGAGTGCGAGTCGCTCGTGACGAACGGCCTCCTGCCCGCTGACCTGGTCACCCGCAACCGCCAGGTCGCCGAGGCCGCGCTCCGGCCGTGGACTCCGGCGTTCACGCACGGAGACCTGCAGATCGCGCACGTCTTCGTCGACGGCGACGAGGTCACGGGCATCATCGACTGGTCCGAGGCGGGCCAGGGTGATGCCCTGTACGACCTCGCCACCTTCACGCTCGGACACGAGGAGCACCTCGACGACCTCGTCGCCGGATATGGCACCGACATCGACCTCGACGTGATCCACGCGTGGTGGTCGTTGCGAAGCCTGCTGGCAGTTCGCTGGCTGATCGAGCACGGCTTCGACCCCTTCGCGCCGGGCTGTGAGGTCGACGTGCTGAGATCCCGGATGTGAGGCTGCGCGGGCCCGACTGCTACGCATGCGTTCTGACGCATCGAGCAGGCCATCCCCTGGGGCGCATCGCCTGCCCTTACAGCACCGCCCGCAGCTGGGTTTTGGTCAGTCGGGCGGCTTTGGCCGGGATGGGTGCGGCTGCCAGCAGCGCACAGTCGACCTCGTCACTAGTGCGGGAAGCGGCGGGGTGGGCGAGCGACTATGGATTCGCGGAACTCGGCAATCCGTGAATGGACTTGGCGCATCAGGTGGGTGTCCTCGATCCGATCCAGGTAGAGGCAGCGGGCTGCCAGGCCCGGGAGGTCGAAGGCGAAGTACAGGGACATCAGCGGGTTCACGAACAACTCGCTGCCCCGGGTGCGGTCAGTGAACCGGACATCGCCCAACGAGCCGCGCACGGCTGCCGCGATCGAACCGTTCACGATGCTGGGGTACTCCGGGGTGTGGTGCTGAGCGTGCGTCACCGCGTCAAGGTAGAGAGCGCCCTCACGGGTGGCGCGCGGTATCGAGAACGCACCGAGGTACGCGCCGTCGCGCTCCAGCGCGGCGATATTCTCCAATACCTGCGTGTGGTTTACGCCGTGGTACGCGTCTACACCGAAGCCGACTGACACGACGAGCCGGGCCGGTATGCCGTCCAGCGCGGCCAGCGCCGCCACGCTCGTCAGGTCCTCCTCTGGAGTGCCGAGCCCGGCTTCATCGCCGCGCATCAGAATGTCCGTACCGCCGTCGACCAGCACGACAGCGTCGACGCCGTGCAGCTTGATCAGTGCTTGGTAGGCGGCGCGCAGCGGGCGCACCCCGGTCTGGGGGAAGGCGTACACGGTGAACGGGTAGCCGTGCTGGCGCAGCCACTGAGCGAGGGTGCGCTCCGGGAAGTAGCTCTGGTGCAAAGCGGAGTCGGGAGTGACGGCGGCCAGGTCGGGGGCGACCCAGTCATCGATCGGGAGACCGGCGAGTGAGCTGAAGGAGAGGTTCGCGAGATATACCTGCTTGCCCTGATGCAGGAGGGAGAGAGCCAACGGCAGGCCGGAGTAGATGTCGAAGCCGCCACCCGCGCCCGCGACAAGGATCCGTTCGGCATCGGCGAGCCGCGTGAAGAGTGGGTTGGAGTGGAGGGACGTCATGACGATCATTGTCCGGGGACCCGGCCCCGGGCGCTCCCGAGTTCTCGAAGCGACGACGGAGCCACGGAGTAACCGGAATCAAAACCTCCGACCCTCGACCGCCCAGAGTCAACCTGTTGCGGTGATGGCCCTGACTGGCGCCCGCTCATGAGGCGTCCGTAGCAATTCGTATTCAGGGACAGGGAGCCTTTTCCAACCTCAGTTCGTGCAGGCCAGATGCAGGGTGATGATGGCTCGGACGACGCGCGGCACCAGTTCGCGGCCGTCGGCCCTCCTAGCCATGTCAGTTCCCCCCGTCGTCTCCGCAGTTGTCGACGAGCTTGACCTGCGGCTCTCCGACCACCCGGCCGTGACGGGCTGGCGTCCGGTCGATGGAGACATCACCCCTGGTCAGTTCGCCGTTGACGCGAGCCCAGTGCGCACCGTTGCGGTCCTGGAACCCGATGCTTGCCTCCAGGAAGCCCACGCTGTCCTCGAAGTCCCCGAGGTCGATGCCATTGGCGTCAGCCTCCAACAGGGGCGGCCAATAGCCGTCCTCGTCCGCCGGATCATCCTCCACGTACCTCAGGGACTTCCCCTCGATGGTCAGGACCGAGTAGGGGGTCAGCGCAGGAAGGAACACCTGGAACGCCACGTCGCCAGGCGGATCTTGCGAGACCAGGAACACAATGTGCAAGTTCGACAAGGGGTCTGGTGACCTGTTCATCACGTGGAGGAGGCTCTCACCCTTCGGCCCTCCATCCGCCCAGAAGGACACGCGCGCAGCCTGCTCCCGCTGCTTCTCCTCTGCCTGCTCGCGGGATTGCGCCAACTGGTCAGCGGACACCCGGGCACTCCAGATCGTGCCGATGCCCGTGGTTACCAGGCCGCCCAGGCTCGCCACAATGGTGACGGCCGCGCCGAGGGTGAGGAGGTTCAGGCCACCCAGCCGAGTGCTGGCCTCGGGCTCGTCGGCTCGCTCTCGGGCCCGTACCCGCCTTGGGCCTGGCCTGTGCCGAGCCAGGCGCAATCTCGTCCGCCTCGGTGCTCCCCCGTCTGGCATGCGCGTCCCCTCCCCGCTGCCTCTGCAAAGAGCATGACGGGGAGGGATGGCGCCCGGGAAGAGCCGGGAAGGGGAGCGGATTCCCATCCTTGCGCGACGGGTCAGCAGCCATGCCGATGCAGTGCGCCCTTTTCAACCTCAAGATGATGCGAGGTGAAGTGCGAGTACCGCCTGGACGAGGCTGGTGATTCGGGTGGTGCTGCAGCGCAGTTTGCGAAGGA harbors:
- a CDS encoding phosphotransferase family protein; this translates as MDEVKVVVAHSERATLRVGDVFLKVDADQARIDVEVEAMSLAPVPTPEVLWRKPPVLAIAALPGTTLGRLGGPSTGSPAAWAAAGAAIRKLHDAPLPPRPGRAGRSIVALAAELDAECESLVTNGLLPADLVTRNRQVAEAALRPWTPAFTHGDLQIAHVFVDGDEVTGIIDWSEAGQGDALYDLATFTLGHEEHLDDLVAGYGTDIDLDVIHAWWSLRSLLAVRWLIEHGFDPFAPGCEVDVLRSRM
- a CDS encoding TetR/AcrR family transcriptional regulator; protein product: MGRRPQPHIKERLLDACADHALAHGLPDRLEPLATATGTSARMLIYHFGTRDALLRAVLGHARQRQLDTFGDLLRVRPDEPYTATLNRAWTSITGPDGQPYLRMFGQLRESAEQQLWPNFRRTATTDWLGPLEDGLRSIGRPDLATLVLAVIRGLLMDLDATGDTTRTDRAFRDFLGAVEHLSSGYRSSAYRSQERASSSTTSTDTASGT
- a CDS encoding DUF1152 domain-containing protein, yielding MTSLHSNPLFTRLADAERILVAGAGGGFDIYSGLPLALSLLHQGKQVYLANLSFSSLAGLPIDDWVAPDLAAVTPDSALHQSYFPERTLAQWLRQHGYPFTVYAFPQTGVRPLRAAYQALIKLHGVDAVVLVDGGTDILMRGDEAGLGTPEEDLTSVAALAALDGIPARLVVSVGFGVDAYHGVNHTQVLENIAALERDGAYLGAFSIPRATREGALYLDAVTHAQHHTPEYPSIVNGSIAAAVRGSLGDVRFTDRTRGSELFVNPLMSLYFAFDLPGLAARCLYLDRIEDTHLMRQVHSRIAEFRESIVARPPRRFPH